From a region of the Rhodococcus sp. 4CII genome:
- a CDS encoding amidohydrolase family protein, with protein sequence MSDFDVVVSGGLWFDGTGSAPQRRNLGIREGVVVVTSSSPLPAGPDTEIIDAAGKWVLPGFVDVHTHYDAEVLVSPGLPESVRHGVTTVVLGNCSLSTVYSTPRECADLFSRVEAVPHDSVLRILEENKIWQSPAEYVEALESLPLGPNVAGFLGHSDIRTHVLGLGRGTDRRTKPSTRELERMGEMLTEAVDAGFLGLSSMTNALDKIDGDEYRSRSLPSTYARWKEFRFLNRILRERGRILQSAPTINLHPNIAGFFAESSGLGRRKPLKTSLLSAADSKAYPPIVYFMLAAAPLLNRFAKTDFKWQHLPVPFTVYADGIDLVVFEEFGAGAAALHLKDEVERNALLQDESYRRRFRKDYDNKFSPRIWHRNFYDAVIVGCPDETLIGKTFGAVGDLRGVHPVDAYLDLVVQYGTDLRWRTTIANHRPKFAKKLAASSGVQMGFGDAGAHLRNMAFYNYPIRLLKKVKDAQSDRKPFLTVERAVHRLTGELADWYGIDAGHLREGDRADLVVVDPAGLDATVDGLFEAEVPEYGGLRRMVNRSDGAAVATVINGRLVYRDGEFTGGFGAARTGRFLRAGASVADRSDSMSAAR encoded by the coding sequence ATGTCGGATTTCGATGTGGTCGTCAGCGGTGGACTGTGGTTCGACGGAACCGGATCCGCACCGCAGCGCCGCAATCTCGGTATCCGCGAAGGGGTCGTCGTCGTGACGTCGAGTAGCCCGCTCCCCGCCGGGCCGGACACAGAGATCATCGACGCGGCGGGCAAATGGGTGCTCCCCGGTTTCGTGGACGTTCACACCCACTACGACGCCGAAGTGCTCGTCAGCCCCGGTCTGCCCGAGTCGGTGCGACACGGCGTGACCACCGTGGTTCTCGGAAACTGCTCCCTGTCGACCGTCTACTCGACACCCCGTGAGTGCGCCGACCTGTTCAGCCGGGTCGAGGCCGTGCCGCACGACTCCGTGCTCCGGATCCTGGAAGAGAACAAGATCTGGCAGAGTCCGGCGGAGTACGTCGAGGCACTCGAGTCGTTGCCGCTCGGTCCCAACGTCGCCGGCTTCCTCGGGCACTCCGACATCCGCACCCACGTGCTCGGCCTCGGCCGGGGCACCGACAGGCGAACGAAGCCGAGCACACGTGAGCTCGAGCGGATGGGCGAGATGCTCACCGAGGCAGTCGACGCCGGATTCCTCGGTCTCTCCTCGATGACCAACGCGCTCGATAAAATCGACGGCGACGAATACCGTTCGCGCTCACTGCCGTCCACATATGCGCGGTGGAAGGAGTTCCGCTTCCTCAACCGCATCCTGCGCGAGCGCGGCAGAATCCTGCAGAGCGCGCCGACGATCAATCTGCACCCCAACATCGCGGGATTCTTCGCGGAGAGTTCGGGTCTCGGTCGGCGCAAGCCCCTCAAGACGTCACTGCTGTCGGCCGCGGACTCGAAGGCGTACCCGCCGATCGTGTACTTCATGCTCGCCGCGGCGCCGCTGTTGAACCGCTTCGCGAAGACCGACTTCAAGTGGCAGCACCTGCCGGTGCCGTTCACCGTCTACGCGGACGGTATCGACCTCGTGGTGTTCGAGGAGTTCGGTGCCGGCGCCGCCGCCCTGCATCTCAAGGATGAGGTGGAGCGAAACGCGTTGTTGCAGGACGAGTCCTACCGACGTCGGTTCCGCAAGGACTACGACAACAAGTTCAGTCCGCGCATCTGGCATCGCAACTTCTACGACGCCGTGATCGTCGGGTGCCCCGACGAGACGCTGATCGGCAAGACGTTCGGTGCCGTCGGCGATCTTCGGGGTGTGCACCCGGTGGACGCGTACCTCGATCTGGTCGTGCAGTACGGCACCGACCTGCGGTGGCGGACCACCATCGCGAACCATCGCCCCAAGTTCGCGAAGAAGCTCGCCGCCAGCTCCGGGGTACAGATGGGTTTCGGCGACGCCGGGGCGCACCTGCGCAACATGGCGTTCTACAACTATCCGATCCGGCTGCTCAAGAAGGTCAAGGATGCGCAGTCCGACCGCAAGCCGTTCCTCACCGTCGAGCGGGCCGTCCACCGGCTGACGGGCGAGCTGGCCGACTGGTACGGCATCGACGCCGGGCACCTGCGTGAAGGCGACCGCGCCGACCTCGTCGTCGTCGATCCGGCGGGTCTCGACGCCACGGTGGACGGACTGTTCGAGGCCGAGGTCCCCGAGTACGGCGGCCTGCGCCGGATGGTGAACCGCAGCGACGGAGCCGCGGTCGCGACGGTGATCAACGGCCGGCTCGTCTACCGGGATGGCGAATTCACCGGCGGTTTCGGCGCCGCCAGGACCGGGCGGTTCCTCCGCGCGGGGGCCTCCGTGGCGGACCGCAGCGACTCCATGAGCGCGGCCCGATGA
- a CDS encoding low molecular weight phosphatase family protein — protein MHVLFVCSGNVCRSPIAERLTRAYAAVHDLPHLTAESAGVRALVGFPIEPVAARVIEGLGASADGFRARRLRPEMIKRADLVLAMTEQIRDRSMELLLGTSHCTFTLPEARRIVVDTGARTVAELAVARRDYGEVDEPNISDPVGLAESAFTAVGDRIAAELIPLLDALDLASGEKREPEREPEPELRVEAEPPAAPVLHLPLSPRPLIAARAASSILDYPLSWSR, from the coding sequence ATGCACGTTCTGTTCGTCTGTAGCGGGAACGTCTGCCGCTCACCGATCGCAGAGCGGCTGACGCGCGCATACGCGGCGGTCCACGATCTGCCGCACCTCACCGCCGAGAGCGCGGGGGTGCGGGCCCTCGTCGGCTTCCCGATCGAACCGGTTGCCGCGCGCGTCATCGAAGGTCTCGGTGCGAGCGCCGACGGTTTCCGGGCACGTCGCCTGCGGCCCGAGATGATCAAACGCGCCGACCTCGTCCTCGCGATGACCGAGCAGATCCGGGATCGTTCGATGGAACTGCTTCTCGGGACGAGCCATTGCACGTTCACGCTCCCGGAAGCCCGCCGGATCGTCGTCGACACCGGTGCCCGCACCGTCGCCGAGCTCGCTGTCGCCCGCCGCGACTACGGGGAGGTCGACGAGCCGAACATCAGCGACCCGGTGGGGCTGGCCGAGTCGGCGTTCACCGCGGTGGGCGATCGGATCGCGGCCGAATTGATTCCCCTGCTCGATGCTCTGGATCTCGCGAGCGGCGAGAAGAGGGAACCGGAACGGGAACCCGAGCCCGAACTCCGTGTGGAGGCCGAACCCCCGGCAGCCCCGGTCCTTCACCTGCCGTTGTCGCCGCGGCCGTTGATCGCGGCGCGGGCGGCGTCGTCGATTCTCGACTATCCCCTCAGCTGGTCGCGCTGA
- the cysD gene encoding sulfate adenylyltransferase subunit CysD, translating to MTAPPVYELSHLGALEAEAVHIFREVAATFERPVLLFSGGKDSVVMLRVAAKAFWPAPLPFAVMHVDTGHNFDEVIEFRDRTVARLDLRMVVSSVQDDIDAGRVSEETGPRASRNRLQTTALLRGIRENGFDAIFGGARRDEEKARAKERVFSFRDESGQWDPRAQRPELWSLYNGRHRKGEHIRVFPLSNWTELDIWQYISAERIELPPLYYAHRREVVPRDGMLLAHTRFLTLLPGDEPYEALVRFRTVGDATCTGCVESSATSPEAVVTEVAASRLTERGATRADDRISEAGMEDRKKEGYF from the coding sequence ATGACCGCACCGCCCGTGTACGAGTTGTCCCACCTCGGCGCGCTGGAAGCAGAGGCTGTGCACATCTTCCGAGAAGTGGCCGCCACGTTCGAGCGTCCGGTGTTGCTGTTCTCCGGCGGCAAGGACTCGGTGGTGATGCTGCGCGTCGCCGCCAAGGCGTTCTGGCCCGCACCGCTTCCGTTCGCCGTCATGCACGTGGACACGGGCCACAACTTCGACGAGGTCATCGAGTTCCGCGACCGGACCGTCGCCCGCCTCGACCTGCGGATGGTGGTGTCGAGCGTGCAGGACGACATCGATGCCGGGCGGGTCAGCGAGGAGACCGGGCCGCGTGCGAGCCGCAACCGGCTCCAGACCACCGCACTGCTGCGCGGCATCCGCGAGAACGGCTTCGACGCCATCTTCGGCGGCGCCCGCCGCGACGAGGAGAAGGCCCGCGCGAAGGAGCGGGTCTTCAGTTTCCGGGACGAGTCCGGGCAGTGGGACCCGCGGGCGCAGCGTCCGGAATTGTGGAGCCTCTACAACGGCCGGCACCGCAAGGGTGAGCACATCCGGGTGTTCCCGCTGTCCAACTGGACCGAACTCGACATCTGGCAGTACATCAGCGCGGAGCGGATCGAGCTGCCGCCCCTGTACTACGCGCACCGGCGGGAGGTGGTCCCGCGCGACGGAATGCTGTTGGCGCACACCCGGTTCCTGACCCTGCTTCCCGGGGACGAGCCGTATGAGGCCCTCGTCCGATTCCGGACCGTCGGCGACGCCACCTGTACGGGCTGCGTCGAATCGTCGGCGACCAGCCCCGAGGCCGTCGTGACGGAGGTTGCCGCGAGCAGGCTGACCGAGCGCGGGGCCACCCGGGCGGACGACCGGATCTCCGAGGCCGGCATGGAAGACCGCAAGAAGGAAGGGTACTTCTGA
- a CDS encoding alpha/beta fold hydrolase has product MSRTERIGTFTRAGLVFDVRDEGPIDGVPVVLLHGFPQDSRSWDALAPLLHRRGFRTLAPDQRGCSAGARPRARWAYRSSELVADVVALIDQAGLGPAHVVGHDWGAAVAWGIAAERPDRVRTLTALSVPHPAAFVRAMLTSRQILKSWYMFVFQLPWIPERVITPDGYGYRALIASGQTADRAKRDLEPMRDRTRARGALNWYRAMPFTAPRSASRTVTVPTLFVWSDGDTAIGPVGPELTSRFVDAPYTYEILRGVSHWIPDEAAARVDALLGEHLLDQP; this is encoded by the coding sequence ATGAGCAGGACCGAACGGATCGGCACGTTCACCCGTGCCGGGCTGGTGTTCGACGTCCGCGACGAGGGCCCGATCGACGGGGTGCCGGTGGTGCTGCTGCACGGTTTTCCGCAGGACTCGCGGTCGTGGGATGCGCTGGCGCCACTGCTGCACCGGCGGGGCTTCCGCACCCTCGCGCCGGACCAGCGCGGCTGTTCGGCCGGTGCCCGGCCCCGCGCCCGCTGGGCGTACCGCAGCTCGGAACTGGTTGCGGACGTCGTGGCACTCATCGATCAGGCCGGTCTCGGTCCGGCGCACGTCGTCGGGCACGACTGGGGAGCGGCGGTGGCGTGGGGGATCGCGGCGGAACGACCCGACCGGGTCCGCACGCTCACCGCGCTGTCGGTGCCGCACCCGGCGGCGTTCGTGCGTGCGATGCTCACCAGCCGGCAGATCCTGAAGTCGTGGTACATGTTCGTGTTCCAGCTGCCGTGGATTCCGGAGCGGGTGATCACCCCCGACGGTTACGGCTACCGGGCGCTGATCGCCAGCGGGCAGACCGCGGACCGGGCGAAGCGTGATCTCGAGCCCATGCGCGACCGGACACGCGCCCGGGGTGCCCTGAACTGGTATCGGGCAATGCCTTTCACCGCGCCCCGATCCGCCTCCCGCACGGTTACGGTGCCCACGCTCTTCGTGTGGAGCGACGGCGACACGGCGATCGGACCCGTCGGGCCGGAACTGACGTCGCGATTCGTCGACGCCCCGTACACCTACGAGATTCTCCGCGGAGTGAGCCACTGGATCCCGGACGAGGCCGCCGCGCGCGTCGACGCCCTATTGGGCGAGCACCTGCTCGATCAGCCGTGA
- a CDS encoding helix-turn-helix domain-containing protein — MGHEDEATDRVQGRRSPPTERVVQVLDFLVARKEHRFGLSELARQLDISKPTCLGILAELARGGYLVRDPATKTYGLGPALIAAGRAAQQGFAAGPVARRHLAALSDEFRTTCTASAVVGDRIAVLELTSPPGVRAAAKVGEMYPFAPPVGLMYVLWDGDDALQSWLRREPTLPVRLDRDRLRAVVEECSRTGYLVETLTPVGQRLHTLMAGVAAHDLPPELRDVLGEMVSSLGERVYLDAERADLAAPHPVSLVAAPTYDAEGHQAMVLTLYVGAELAPSEIARRGKALAAAADAITSEVGGRRPR; from the coding sequence ATGGGGCACGAGGACGAGGCAACCGACCGGGTCCAGGGTCGGCGGTCGCCGCCCACCGAGCGTGTGGTGCAGGTGCTCGACTTCCTGGTGGCGCGCAAGGAGCACCGCTTCGGGTTGTCGGAACTCGCCCGGCAACTCGACATCAGCAAGCCGACGTGCCTGGGGATACTCGCCGAACTCGCCCGCGGCGGCTACCTCGTCCGGGACCCAGCAACCAAGACGTACGGCCTGGGCCCGGCGCTCATCGCGGCCGGGCGCGCGGCTCAGCAGGGGTTCGCGGCCGGGCCGGTGGCGCGCAGGCATCTCGCCGCGCTCAGCGACGAATTCCGGACCACGTGTACGGCGTCGGCGGTGGTCGGCGACCGCATCGCCGTCCTCGAACTGACCAGCCCGCCGGGCGTCCGGGCGGCGGCCAAGGTAGGGGAGATGTACCCGTTCGCGCCGCCCGTCGGGCTGATGTACGTGTTGTGGGACGGCGACGACGCGCTGCAGTCGTGGCTGCGGCGCGAGCCGACGCTGCCGGTGCGCCTGGACCGGGACCGGTTGCGCGCGGTGGTCGAGGAGTGCTCCCGCACCGGGTACCTCGTCGAGACGCTCACTCCGGTCGGGCAGCGCCTGCACACGCTGATGGCCGGCGTCGCCGCGCACGATCTGCCGCCGGAGTTGCGCGACGTTCTCGGTGAGATGGTGTCCAGCCTGGGGGAGCGGGTGTACCTGGACGCCGAACGCGCGGACCTCGCCGCGCCGCATCCCGTCAGTCTCGTCGCCGCGCCGACATACGACGCCGAGGGTCATCAGGCCATGGTCCTCACGCTCTACGTGGGCGCCGAACTCGCGCCGTCCGAGATCGCGCGGCGGGGCAAGGCTCTCGCCGCGGCCGCCGACGCGATCACGTCGGAGGTGGGCGGTCGCCGGCCCCGGTGA
- a CDS encoding TetR/AcrR family transcriptional regulator has translation MAAAPRTPEDRRAQILDVAVRLLQTVPFDDLSMDQVAAEAGVSSPLLFHYFKNKQGFRNAVLEASASELQRRMTPDAALPLPGQLRAGVETFADAVIEHPTIYLAVMRLAGSGDERMRQIYRGMRRTFTRWIGTSLAEFGVPATPALEAAISGWQAFMEEIVLSWLDEPTMERTEMIDLCERAFYHLLPAAGVDAGALDTTR, from the coding sequence GTGGCCGCCGCACCCCGCACTCCCGAAGATCGGCGCGCGCAAATCCTCGACGTGGCCGTCCGGCTCTTGCAGACGGTGCCGTTCGACGACCTGTCGATGGACCAGGTGGCCGCCGAAGCAGGCGTCTCCTCGCCACTGCTGTTCCACTACTTCAAGAACAAGCAGGGTTTTCGCAACGCGGTACTCGAGGCCTCGGCCTCCGAACTTCAGCGCCGGATGACGCCCGACGCCGCACTTCCGCTGCCCGGACAACTCCGGGCCGGCGTCGAGACATTCGCGGACGCGGTGATCGAGCACCCCACCATCTACCTGGCGGTGATGCGATTGGCCGGTAGCGGTGACGAGCGGATGCGGCAGATCTACCGCGGCATGCGGCGGACGTTCACCCGCTGGATCGGCACGTCACTGGCCGAGTTCGGCGTGCCGGCGACACCCGCGCTCGAGGCCGCGATCTCGGGCTGGCAGGCATTCATGGAGGAGATCGTGCTGTCCTGGCTCGACGAGCCGACCATGGAACGCACCGAGATGATCGACCTCTGCGAACGCGCCTTCTACCATCTCCTCCCCGCCGCGGGTGTCGACGCCGGCGCACTCGACACGACCCGCTGA
- a CDS encoding multidrug effflux MFS transporter, with product MTDTDEHAVVTADRTTTRPSLRVILVLGAMVALGPFTIDMYLPALPDIGTDLGASSSAVQLTITGTLLGLALGQLIVGPLSDSLGRRRPLIAGIAVHVVASALAVFAPTVAVLGVLRVFQGIGAAAAAVVALAVVRDLFSGNTVAVVMSRLMLVLGVAPVLAPSIGGALLIAVDWRGIFVVLAVIGTLTALIGVWGLTETLPPERRRRSNLRAVLATYTSLLGDRAFMVLALVSSVAMGSLFSYVSGASFVFQDQYGLDEQQFALLFSSGAIALIGASQLNVRALARWSPLQITVAALGFATVAGLALVTTAQVEFGGLAGFVVPLWFLLGGVGFVLPNAPALALGRHGEAAGTAAALLGALQFGVGALIAPLVGVLGNTGVALAVTMTACVGFGLVALASAARTEAR from the coding sequence ATGACCGACACCGACGAACACGCCGTAGTGACCGCCGACCGGACAACTACTCGTCCCAGCCTTCGGGTGATCCTGGTACTCGGCGCGATGGTGGCCCTCGGCCCCTTCACCATCGACATGTACCTTCCGGCGCTTCCGGATATCGGAACCGACCTCGGTGCGTCGTCGTCCGCGGTCCAATTGACCATCACCGGCACCCTGCTCGGGCTCGCCCTCGGGCAGTTGATCGTCGGACCACTGTCGGACAGCCTCGGACGGAGGCGCCCCCTCATCGCCGGTATCGCTGTCCACGTCGTGGCATCCGCGCTCGCGGTGTTCGCCCCGACCGTGGCCGTGCTGGGAGTGCTCCGCGTGTTCCAGGGCATCGGGGCCGCCGCCGCCGCGGTGGTCGCACTCGCGGTGGTCCGCGACCTGTTCTCCGGGAACACCGTGGCCGTCGTGATGTCCCGGCTGATGCTCGTGCTCGGCGTCGCGCCCGTGCTCGCGCCGAGCATCGGCGGCGCGCTCCTCATCGCCGTCGACTGGCGCGGGATCTTCGTCGTCCTCGCCGTGATCGGCACGCTCACGGCGTTGATCGGGGTGTGGGGTCTCACGGAGACGCTGCCCCCTGAGCGGCGTCGCAGGAGCAACCTGCGTGCGGTACTGGCCACCTACACCAGCCTGCTCGGTGACCGGGCGTTCATGGTGCTCGCTCTGGTGTCGAGCGTCGCGATGGGATCGTTGTTCTCGTACGTCTCCGGCGCGTCGTTCGTGTTCCAGGATCAGTACGGCCTCGACGAGCAGCAGTTCGCGCTGCTGTTCAGCTCCGGCGCGATCGCCCTGATCGGCGCCTCACAGCTCAATGTGCGCGCCCTCGCACGCTGGTCACCTTTGCAGATCACGGTGGCGGCCCTCGGCTTCGCGACGGTGGCCGGGCTGGCGCTCGTCACCACCGCCCAGGTCGAGTTCGGCGGACTCGCCGGTTTCGTCGTTCCGCTGTGGTTCCTTCTCGGTGGTGTCGGCTTCGTTCTGCCCAACGCCCCCGCACTGGCGCTCGGCCGTCACGGGGAGGCCGCCGGCACGGCGGCCGCGCTGCTCGGCGCCTTGCAATTCGGGGTCGGTGCGCTGATCGCTCCCCTCGTGGGCGTGCTCGGCAACACCGGCGTCGCCCTCGCGGTGACGATGACAGCGTGCGTGGGATTCGGGTTGGTGGCGTTGGCGTCCGCCGCGCGCACCGAAGCGCGGTAG
- a CDS encoding SDR family oxidoreductase, whose translation MTAVSTPQLLQDKVVVISGVGPALGRTLAVRCAGAGADVVLAARTASRLDEVAKEIIAAGRRAVTVPTDITDQASAENLVSAATDAYGTVDVLINNAFTVPSMKPLARTDFDHIRSSFELTVLGALRLTQLFTPALAEANGAVVNINSMVLRHSQERYGSYKMAKSALLATSQSLATELGPQGIRVNSVAPGYIWGDTLKQYFTHQAEKYGTTVEQIYEHTAANTDLKRLPTTDEVADAVIFLASPLASGVTGQCLDVNCGEFHH comes from the coding sequence GTGACCGCCGTGAGCACTCCACAACTGTTGCAGGACAAGGTGGTCGTCATCTCCGGTGTCGGACCCGCGCTGGGGCGCACGCTCGCCGTCCGCTGCGCAGGTGCGGGCGCGGACGTGGTGCTCGCGGCCCGCACCGCGTCGCGCCTCGACGAGGTGGCGAAGGAGATCATCGCCGCGGGGCGTCGCGCGGTGACGGTGCCGACCGACATCACCGATCAGGCCTCGGCGGAGAACCTGGTGTCCGCGGCGACCGATGCGTACGGCACGGTCGATGTCCTGATCAACAATGCGTTCACGGTTCCGTCGATGAAACCGCTGGCCCGCACGGATTTCGACCACATCCGTAGCAGCTTCGAGCTGACCGTGCTCGGCGCCCTGCGCCTCACCCAACTGTTCACGCCCGCCCTCGCCGAGGCGAACGGGGCGGTAGTGAACATCAATTCGATGGTGCTCCGGCACTCCCAGGAGCGGTACGGCAGCTACAAGATGGCCAAGTCCGCCCTGCTCGCCACGTCGCAGTCCCTCGCCACCGAGTTGGGGCCACAGGGAATCCGCGTCAATTCCGTTGCTCCCGGATACATCTGGGGTGACACGCTGAAACAGTACTTCACACACCAGGCCGAGAAGTACGGGACGACCGTCGAGCAGATCTACGAACACACCGCCGCCAACACCGACCTGAAGAGGCTTCCCACCACCGACGAGGTGGCCGACGCCGTGATCTTCCTGGCCTCCCCGTTGGCAAGTGGCGTGACCGGCCAGTGCCTCGACGTCAACTGCGGCGAATTCCACCACTAG
- a CDS encoding helix-turn-helix domain-containing protein has protein sequence MDAQRRLTLVAAASEDSGEEPLVRELYGRVLRDARLDQDRSLEDVACAVGMSKQYLSEIERGKKEPSSEMLRAVCGALGMSVEHLLFRSGRRLGAAHRTSVTGTVNRQVPTLLAA, from the coding sequence ATGGACGCGCAGCGCAGACTGACGCTGGTGGCAGCGGCTTCCGAGGACTCGGGGGAGGAGCCGCTGGTGCGTGAGCTCTACGGACGGGTGCTCCGCGACGCGCGCCTTGACCAGGACCGCAGCCTCGAAGACGTCGCCTGCGCCGTCGGAATGTCGAAGCAGTACCTCTCCGAGATCGAGCGCGGCAAGAAGGAGCCGTCCTCGGAAATGCTCCGCGCCGTGTGCGGTGCACTCGGTATGTCGGTGGAACACCTACTGTTCCGGTCCGGACGCCGGCTCGGTGCAGCGCACCGCACGTCGGTGACCGGAACCGTCAACCGGCAGGTGCCCACCCTGCTCGCCGCCTGA
- a CDS encoding ClpP family protease: protein MTTATLTDLNYRDLLADRLFRQRTILLTGEVDDAMAERVCSELVLLAAADPNRDIVLYINSPGGSVFAGLAIYDTMKLVPNDVVTVAMGFAASMGQVLLCSGTPGKRISLAHSRIMMHQPSAGIGGTAVDIAIQAESLERMKRQSQEILAAETGHPVEEIAEDSDRDRWFTADEARDYGIVDRVVSSFAEIAPHTTAPRIGL from the coding sequence ATGACCACTGCCACACTCACCGACCTGAACTACCGCGACCTGCTGGCGGACAGACTGTTTCGCCAGCGCACGATCCTCCTCACCGGCGAGGTGGACGATGCCATGGCCGAGCGGGTCTGCTCGGAACTGGTGCTGCTCGCGGCCGCCGACCCCAACCGTGACATCGTGCTCTACATCAATTCTCCGGGCGGCTCGGTCTTCGCCGGCCTCGCCATCTACGACACGATGAAACTCGTACCCAACGACGTGGTGACCGTCGCCATGGGTTTCGCCGCCAGCATGGGACAGGTGCTGCTGTGCTCGGGAACCCCCGGCAAGCGGATCAGCCTGGCGCACAGCCGCATCATGATGCACCAGCCGTCCGCAGGCATCGGCGGCACCGCGGTCGACATTGCCATTCAGGCCGAGAGCCTCGAACGGATGAAGCGCCAGTCGCAGGAAATCCTCGCGGCCGAGACGGGTCACCCGGTCGAGGAGATCGCCGAGGACAGCGACCGGGACCGCTGGTTCACGGCCGACGAGGCCCGCGACTACGGGATCGTCGATCGTGTCGTGTCCTCGTTCGCCGAGATCGCCCCGCACACCACCGCCCCGAGAATTGGACTGTGA
- a CDS encoding sulfotransferase — protein sequence MSERTTVGTVEDLHASATRLTGLTDFGGDDYTEALGVLLDSYHTDEQLTPLGSKVSRVFLRGALVARLLSEAAWKQHPEHADVRIERPIFVTGLPRTGTTALHRLLTADPSHQGLEMWLTEMPQPRPPRETWDSNPVFQKIEESFSRHHIERPEFMGVHYMSAGEVEECWQLLRQTFKSISYECLASIPTYSRWLEHQDWTNAYQRHKKNLQLIGLPDRDRRWVLKNPSHLFALDELLAVYPDALIIQTHRPPRTIVPSVCSLAEQATEGWSEKFRGSVIGESQLELWARGLEQFTAARAEHNPAQFIDVDYHDFVADPLGTVDGIYTHFGLELTAQAQGAMAAMHADSRRGDRRPSHRYTLEEFGLTAEQVDERFANYQFSATS from the coding sequence ATGAGCGAGCGCACCACCGTCGGCACCGTCGAGGACCTGCACGCCTCGGCCACCCGCCTGACCGGTCTCACCGACTTCGGCGGGGACGACTACACCGAGGCCCTCGGCGTCCTGCTGGACTCGTATCACACCGACGAGCAGCTGACCCCGCTCGGCAGCAAGGTGTCCCGGGTGTTCCTCCGCGGCGCCCTGGTGGCGCGCCTGCTCAGCGAGGCGGCGTGGAAGCAGCACCCCGAGCACGCGGACGTGCGGATCGAGCGGCCGATCTTCGTCACCGGGCTTCCCCGCACGGGGACGACGGCGCTGCACCGGCTGCTCACCGCGGACCCGTCGCATCAGGGTCTGGAGATGTGGCTGACCGAGATGCCTCAACCCCGGCCGCCGCGCGAGACGTGGGACTCGAATCCCGTGTTCCAGAAGATCGAGGAGTCGTTCAGCCGTCACCACATCGAGCGCCCCGAATTCATGGGCGTGCATTACATGTCGGCCGGCGAGGTCGAGGAGTGCTGGCAGTTGCTGCGGCAGACCTTCAAATCGATCTCCTACGAATGCCTGGCGTCGATTCCGACGTACTCCCGCTGGCTCGAGCACCAGGACTGGACGAACGCATATCAGCGGCACAAGAAGAATCTGCAACTGATCGGGCTGCCCGATCGAGATCGCCGCTGGGTGCTGAAGAACCCCAGCCACCTGTTCGCGCTCGACGAACTGCTGGCGGTGTATCCGGACGCACTGATCATTCAGACCCACCGGCCGCCGCGCACAATCGTTCCGTCGGTGTGCAGCCTGGCGGAACAGGCGACCGAAGGATGGTCGGAGAAATTCCGGGGCAGCGTCATCGGGGAGAGCCAGCTCGAACTGTGGGCCCGCGGGCTCGAACAGTTCACCGCGGCACGCGCCGAACACAATCCCGCCCAGTTCATCGACGTCGACTATCACGACTTCGTGGCCGACCCGCTCGGCACCGTGGACGGGATCTACACGCATTTCGGCCTCGAACTCACGGCGCAGGCCCAGGGCGCGATGGCGGCGATGCACGCCGACAGCCGCCGCGGCGACCGCCGCCCCTCGCACAGGTACACGCTCGAGGAGTTCGGGCTCACCGCCGAACAGGTGGACGAAAGATTCGCGAACTACCAGTTCAGCGCGACCAGCTGA
- a CDS encoding ATP-dependent Clp protease proteolytic subunit, which yields MSSYTIPHVIERTPAGERSFDIFSRLLNERIVFLGTEIDDGVANVVMAQLLHLQADSSDREIGLYINSPGGSTTAMLAIYDTMQFLRPTIATYCMGQAASAAAVLLSAGTKGHRHVLAHSRVLLHQPSTQGNGTISDLALQAAEIMRVRSQTEAILSTHTGQTVERLRRDTDRDRIFTAQQAIDYGLADTLVVD from the coding sequence ATGTCTTCGTACACCATTCCCCACGTCATCGAACGCACCCCGGCAGGCGAACGGTCGTTCGACATCTTCAGTCGCCTGCTGAACGAGCGGATCGTGTTCCTCGGCACAGAGATCGACGACGGAGTCGCCAATGTCGTGATGGCGCAATTGCTCCACCTGCAGGCGGACAGCTCCGACCGGGAGATCGGGCTGTACATCAACTCCCCCGGCGGCTCCACCACCGCGATGCTCGCCATCTACGACACGATGCAGTTCCTCCGTCCGACCATCGCCACGTACTGCATGGGTCAGGCGGCGTCCGCCGCCGCGGTCCTCCTGTCCGCGGGAACGAAGGGGCACCGCCACGTGCTGGCGCATTCCCGGGTTCTGCTGCACCAGCCGTCCACGCAGGGCAACGGCACGATCTCCGACCTGGCGCTGCAGGCGGCGGAGATCATGCGGGTCCGTTCGCAGACCGAGGCGATCCTGAGCACACACACCGGGCAGACCGTCGAACGTCTGCGCCGGGACACCGACCGGGACCGCATCTTCACTGCCCAGCAGGCCATCGACTACGGCCTCGCCGACACGCTCGTCGTGGACTGA